In Colwellia sp. PAMC 20917, a single genomic region encodes these proteins:
- a CDS encoding nuclear transport factor 2 family protein, with the protein MNNKNLLILIFTLFVSVNSLANEAVFRPVEALFSAMSAADHLKMKAVVTDDFQLLEAGEDWSLTDLINVVKPSEYKRRNYFSVIKTSIYSDVAWVSYWNKATFNNGKEESTVAWLESAVMVKVAGQWKMQMLHSTRIKAESIPKDILLSEYVD; encoded by the coding sequence ATGAACAATAAAAATTTACTTATTCTTATTTTTACTTTATTCGTAAGCGTTAATTCATTGGCCAATGAAGCCGTTTTTAGACCGGTTGAAGCACTATTTTCTGCGATGTCAGCAGCAGACCATCTTAAAATGAAAGCCGTGGTCACTGACGATTTTCAGTTGTTAGAAGCTGGCGAAGATTGGAGCTTAACCGACCTGATTAACGTTGTTAAACCCTCAGAGTATAAGCGAAGAAATTATTTTAGTGTTATTAAAACAAGTATTTATAGTGATGTTGCCTGGGTAAGTTATTGGAATAAAGCAACTTTCAATAATGGCAAGGAAGAAAGTACTGTAGCTTGGTTAGAAAGTGCCGTCATGGTGAAAGTGGCGGGGCAATGGAAAATGCAAATGCTGCATTCAACGCGAATAAAAGCTGAGAGTATTCCTAAAGATATTTTATTGTCTGAATATGTTGATTAA
- a CDS encoding putative selenate ABC transporter substrate-binding protein, with protein MKTLTTVITLLTLILSLLVSVNAIATTFTFTAIPDEDESQLRTRFEKVALYLENELGVKVKYVPVKSYSAAVTAFKNNQVQLAWFGGLSGVQARLLVPGSQAIAQGYEDQFFKSYFIAHHSTGLTMNDSFPDINDKTFTFGSKGSTSGRLMPQYFIEQHLAKKPQQAFKRVGFSGDHSRTIAQVQAGAYQVGAVNYKVWESALSAGKIDTNKVSVIWETPTYPDYQWTIRANVDAEFGKGFANKVQAALLNMNNPELLSSFPRSSFVNAENKDFEPVLTVAKKIGLID; from the coding sequence ATGAAAACACTGACCACTGTAATAACATTATTAACGCTAATATTAAGCTTATTAGTAAGTGTCAACGCTATCGCCACAACCTTTACTTTTACCGCAATCCCTGATGAGGATGAGTCTCAATTAAGAACCCGTTTCGAAAAAGTAGCCTTATATTTAGAAAATGAACTTGGCGTCAAGGTAAAATACGTACCGGTAAAGTCTTACTCTGCCGCCGTAACAGCCTTTAAAAACAATCAGGTTCAACTCGCTTGGTTTGGCGGCTTATCTGGTGTACAAGCCCGACTTTTAGTACCAGGATCACAAGCGATTGCTCAAGGCTATGAAGATCAGTTTTTTAAGAGCTATTTTATCGCTCACCACAGCACGGGATTAACGATGAACGACAGTTTCCCTGATATAAATGATAAAACCTTCACCTTCGGCTCAAAAGGTTCAACATCAGGTCGATTAATGCCACAATATTTTATTGAGCAACATTTAGCTAAAAAACCACAACAAGCGTTTAAACGTGTTGGCTTTTCTGGTGACCATAGCCGCACTATTGCTCAAGTTCAAGCGGGCGCTTACCAAGTTGGTGCTGTTAATTATAAAGTATGGGAAAGTGCACTTAGCGCAGGAAAAATAGACACCAATAAAGTCAGTGTTATTTGGGAAACCCCTACCTACCCTGATTACCAATGGACGATACGCGCCAATGTTGATGCGGAATTTGGCAAAGGCTTTGCGAATAAAGTGCAGGCGGCACTTCTCAATATGAATAACCCAGAGCTACTTAGTAGCTTTCCACGTTCTTCTTTTGTCAATGCTGAAAATAAAGATTTTGAGCCAGTATTAACGGTGGCTAAAAAGATAGGGCTTATCGATTAA
- a CDS encoding DEAD/DEAH box helicase produces MTSISPPTQFTELGLIPPLLARLTELEYLQPTPIQAQAIPSVLAGRDLIAGANTGSGKTATFALPLLQHIFLQLSADTTSNSKSNKGNYVTGLILVPTRELAKQVADSIKSYAVHFNGAIKTVAVFGGVSVNTQMLALRGGADILVATPGRLLDLISSNAIKLDLVKTLVLDEADRMLSLGFTEELSALLALLPKKKQILLFSATFPEQVKALTQELLNNPIEIQVQSADASTLVQRVFSVNKGEKTAVLAHLIAENEWRQALIFVNAKHHCEHLAEKLAKRGITAAVFHGDKGQGERSRVLDGFKAGEIDVLIATDIAARGLDIEKLPVVINFNLPRSPSDYMHRIGRSGRAGEVGLALSLIDHEDFHHFSIIEKKNKIRLEREQVKGFEADEVSNDSITAAEKPMAKPEGTGKKKRKKKGSVKTINADIWAGYSEAE; encoded by the coding sequence ATGACCTCTATTTCACCCCCAACCCAGTTTACAGAACTTGGTCTTATTCCCCCATTATTAGCTCGATTAACTGAGTTGGAATATCTGCAGCCTACGCCTATTCAGGCACAAGCTATTCCAAGTGTTTTAGCAGGACGTGACTTAATTGCAGGGGCAAATACCGGTTCAGGTAAAACAGCCACCTTTGCATTACCTCTTTTGCAGCACATTTTTTTACAACTGTCTGCTGATACAACCTCAAATAGCAAGAGTAACAAGGGTAATTATGTTACAGGGCTTATTTTAGTGCCTACGCGTGAACTCGCTAAACAAGTAGCAGACAGCATTAAATCTTATGCCGTGCATTTCAATGGTGCGATAAAAACGGTCGCTGTTTTTGGTGGTGTATCCGTGAATACACAAATGCTGGCATTGCGAGGTGGCGCCGATATTCTGGTGGCAACACCGGGTCGATTACTCGATTTAATTTCAAGTAATGCCATTAAGCTTGATTTAGTTAAGACCTTAGTCCTTGATGAAGCCGATAGGATGTTAAGCTTAGGTTTTACCGAAGAATTATCTGCGCTGTTAGCCTTATTACCTAAGAAAAAACAAATATTATTATTTTCAGCAACCTTTCCCGAACAAGTAAAAGCGCTAACCCAAGAATTACTTAACAACCCGATTGAGATACAAGTTCAAAGTGCTGATGCAAGTACGCTAGTTCAGCGTGTCTTTAGCGTTAATAAAGGTGAAAAAACCGCAGTGTTAGCACATTTAATTGCAGAAAATGAATGGCGACAAGCGCTCATCTTTGTTAATGCTAAACACCATTGTGAGCATTTAGCTGAAAAACTTGCTAAACGCGGTATTACCGCGGCAGTGTTTCATGGTGATAAAGGTCAAGGCGAACGAAGTAGGGTGCTTGATGGCTTTAAAGCTGGCGAGATTGACGTGCTCATCGCTACAGATATAGCCGCTCGCGGACTCGACATTGAAAAGCTGCCAGTGGTTATTAATTTCAACTTACCGAGAAGTCCGTCAGACTACATGCATCGTATTGGTCGAAGTGGCCGTGCTGGTGAAGTGGGTCTGGCTTTATCATTAATTGACCATGAAGACTTTCATCACTTTAGTATCATTGAAAAGAAAAATAAAATTCGTCTTGAACGTGAGCAAGTCAAAGGTTTTGAAGCCGATGAAGTCAGTAATGATTCAATTACTGCCGCAGAGAAACCCATGGCAAAGCCTGAAGGCACAGGAAAGAAAAAGCGTAAAAAGAAAGGGTCGGTGAAAACCATAAACGCTGATATTTGGGCGGGTTATAGCGAAGCAGAGTAG
- a CDS encoding RDD family protein yields the protein MDPIIDFTSYTLEELYSAAEQIDSEQYPERAAEINKLIAEKTVVEPAPVSVPVAVEQTVAEPAIEQNVKRVGEKATRLDRFYAALIDGLIGIFAAVPIFITVGFDKLAEPTFSLTVMLLAYGLIAGLVLHGYLLYHYGQTIGKNFMSIRIENLDDSKASLTTIYVKRMIPMQLLSLVPFGGQIISGLVNPLFIFGKEKRCLHDYVAKTKVCYTNN from the coding sequence ATGGATCCAATAATCGATTTTACGTCATATACCTTAGAAGAATTATACTCAGCAGCAGAACAAATCGACAGTGAGCAATACCCAGAACGAGCTGCAGAAATTAATAAGCTAATCGCTGAGAAAACAGTTGTTGAACCCGCACCTGTATCTGTACCTGTAGCAGTTGAGCAAACTGTCGCTGAACCGGCGATAGAACAAAATGTGAAAAGAGTGGGCGAAAAAGCAACACGTTTAGACCGTTTTTATGCGGCATTAATTGATGGTCTTATTGGTATATTTGCTGCGGTACCTATTTTTATCACTGTCGGTTTTGATAAATTAGCGGAACCCACTTTTTCTTTAACAGTGATGTTACTTGCTTATGGACTTATTGCTGGCCTTGTCTTACATGGTTACCTGCTTTACCATTATGGACAAACCATAGGCAAGAATTTCATGTCTATTCGAATTGAAAATTTAGATGATAGTAAGGCAAGTTTAACGACCATTTACGTTAAGCGCATGATACCGATGCAATTACTTTCACTTGTTCCTTTTGGTGGTCAAATTATTTCAGGCCTGGTTAATCCTCTCTTTATCTTTGGTAAAGAAAAGCGTTGTTTGCATGATTATGTCGCAAAAACAAAAGTCTGTTATACCAACAACTAA
- a CDS encoding S8 family serine peptidase: MKKKLISLMISSCIALPAIAAEDNVLSNIIVSLDANQIASVADFIDDYAIASKYTYSHVFTGFSATVPSKVLAQLSQDQRVLSVSKDGRVHATKSTSNQATACSFLFGCQTSQQETPWGISRIGANTDENTGQGVHVYVIDTGIDSDHPDLASNVANGYSVEMCLGLGCSNNWDDDQGHGTHVAGTIGALDNNLDVIGVAPAVTLHAVKVLNAAGSGSNSGVIAGIDWVTQQAESLGVAVVANMSLGGGGSKTGTCTNDGFIGNDNFHRAICNAKNQGVIFAVAAGNDSADAYGSTPAAYDDAVITVSATDINDDWAGFSNWGNGSASWTSHQSAPVAIAAPGANILSTKSGGGTTTMSGTSMAAPHVAGVLALYLESISLNPDGSAFDAARDWLLYNSESNANLTNSTGQPHQEDFLNAEIAK, from the coding sequence ATGAAAAAGAAATTAATAAGCTTAATGATTTCATCTTGTATTGCACTGCCAGCTATTGCTGCAGAAGACAACGTACTTAGCAATATTATCGTTAGCCTAGATGCGAATCAAATCGCCAGTGTTGCAGATTTTATCGACGATTACGCTATAGCAAGTAAATATACTTACAGCCATGTTTTTACTGGTTTTTCTGCGACGGTTCCGTCAAAAGTACTTGCCCAGCTAAGTCAAGATCAACGTGTTTTGAGTGTTTCAAAAGATGGCAGAGTTCACGCAACAAAAAGTACTTCAAATCAAGCAACAGCCTGCAGTTTCTTATTTGGTTGCCAGACTAGCCAGCAAGAAACTCCTTGGGGAATTAGTCGCATAGGGGCAAATACCGATGAAAACACCGGTCAGGGAGTTCATGTTTATGTTATTGATACGGGTATAGATTCTGATCACCCAGATTTAGCTAGTAATGTCGCTAATGGTTATAGTGTTGAAATGTGTCTTGGTTTAGGTTGTTCAAATAACTGGGATGATGATCAAGGTCATGGCACCCACGTTGCTGGCACTATTGGCGCATTAGATAATAACCTTGATGTTATTGGCGTGGCACCAGCCGTTACCTTGCATGCAGTTAAAGTATTAAATGCTGCTGGCAGTGGCTCTAATTCTGGGGTTATTGCTGGTATTGATTGGGTAACACAGCAGGCTGAATCATTAGGCGTAGCGGTTGTTGCTAACATGAGTTTAGGCGGTGGTGGCTCTAAAACAGGTACTTGTACCAATGACGGTTTTATTGGTAATGATAACTTTCATCGTGCTATCTGTAATGCGAAAAATCAAGGCGTTATTTTTGCTGTGGCGGCAGGAAATGACAGTGCAGATGCTTATGGTTCAACGCCTGCAGCTTATGACGATGCGGTGATAACCGTTAGTGCAACCGATATAAATGATGATTGGGCTGGCTTTTCAAACTGGGGTAACGGCTCTGCTAGCTGGACGAGTCATCAATCTGCGCCAGTAGCTATTGCAGCCCCGGGTGCTAATATTTTATCGACTAAAAGTGGTGGTGGTACAACAACGATGAGCGGCACATCAATGGCCGCTCCACATGTTGCGGGTGTTTTGGCGCTTTACTTGGAATCTATATCACTAAACCCTGATGGCAGCGCTTTTGACGCAGCAAGAGATTGGTTACTTTACAACAGTGAGTCTAATGCTAACTTAACTAATTCAACGGGTCAGCCTCACCAAGAAGATTTTCTTAACGCAGAAATAGCTAAATAA
- a CDS encoding sensor domain-containing protein encodes MLLLFSNDTFSKSDFSTIFERHSAVMLIIEPKTGNILQANSAAQDFYGFAEKKLESLTIQDINLLSVEQVASERALAKSEDRNYFIFRHKTSNGDIKTVSSHSIPITYNNKAVLFSIIQDVTSERKYQQALWHYQSNLESLVDKQVNEIDKTKRNLIQLLVIGLLLLSTLSLFLLFMLKRKNEAEAQRSLIAQIVEQSPVSIQTTDLNGIITYVNKEFVKSSGFQATEVIGQKTNILKSGFHQSPLYENLWATITSGKHWVGEFYNQRKNGDNFWEKANVYPLKDAKNRITSYVGIKEDITQVKQDEKQLRLASTVFKTATEAVMVTDVDNNIVAVNQAFILITGYEEKEVLGKNPTLLSSGHHDTEFYQRMAADLENLGQWQGEISNRCKNGEVFYEWLSVTALRDEFGQLESYVSLFSDITKRKKAEDKIYRQANYDSLTGLANRNLFVDRFEHTLELAQRDNNRIAIFFIDLDGFKNVNDTFGHAKGDMLLKLTTERIKESVRKADTVSRLSGDEFAIILSGDNDVFSFEKIASQILDKIAKPFHLIEIEAYVTASIGISIFPDDGSTYEELLSKADSAMYKAKEKGKNNVQFFTKEMDIKAQQRRHLEVELRKVIVNKELILHYQPIHQVSSNKVVSAEALVRWLHPIKGLVPPVDFIALAEDIGFITEIGDWVLEEACKQAKCWQSQFDLAPKISVNISSVQFQRQDFISKLEAILAKTQLPPDSLILEMTESLLIQEDDQTLIQLSAIRAMGIELSIDDFGTGYSSLSYLKRFPISILKIDRAFIKDITFNAEDEALACAILSMAKSLGLKVVAEGVEDLAQCQLLTKHQCDYIQGYFFSRPLEEHAFIAYLNDNI; translated from the coding sequence ATGCTGTTATTATTTTCAAATGATACTTTTTCAAAGAGTGATTTTAGCACTATTTTTGAAAGACATAGTGCAGTTATGTTAATCATTGAACCTAAAACCGGTAATATTCTTCAGGCTAATTCAGCCGCTCAAGACTTCTATGGATTCGCAGAAAAAAAACTTGAGTCACTAACTATTCAAGATATTAACCTGTTGAGTGTAGAGCAAGTCGCTTCAGAAAGAGCCTTAGCTAAATCAGAAGATAGAAATTATTTTATTTTTAGACATAAAACCAGTAATGGTGACATCAAAACCGTATCGTCACATTCCATTCCGATAACTTATAATAATAAAGCTGTGCTCTTTTCCATTATCCAAGATGTGACATCGGAAAGGAAATATCAGCAGGCGCTTTGGCATTATCAAAGTAATTTAGAGAGCTTGGTCGACAAGCAAGTTAATGAAATCGATAAAACTAAAAGAAACTTAATACAACTATTAGTGATAGGTCTCTTGTTATTATCGACCTTGAGTCTTTTTTTACTTTTTATGTTAAAACGAAAAAATGAAGCTGAAGCTCAGCGTTCATTAATTGCTCAAATTGTCGAGCAAAGCCCGGTCTCAATTCAAACCACAGACCTTAATGGTATTATCACTTATGTTAATAAGGAATTTGTTAAAAGTTCTGGGTTTCAAGCAACAGAAGTGATCGGTCAAAAAACAAATATTCTTAAATCTGGTTTTCATCAATCTCCGCTCTATGAAAATTTATGGGCAACAATAACATCAGGTAAACACTGGGTCGGGGAGTTTTATAATCAGCGAAAAAATGGTGATAATTTTTGGGAAAAAGCCAATGTATACCCTCTCAAAGATGCTAAAAATAGAATCACCAGTTATGTAGGGATTAAAGAAGATATTACCCAAGTTAAGCAAGATGAAAAGCAGTTGAGACTCGCTTCAACGGTATTTAAAACCGCAACAGAGGCTGTAATGGTTACCGATGTTGATAATAATATTGTTGCGGTTAATCAAGCGTTTATATTAATTACTGGCTATGAGGAAAAAGAAGTCTTAGGTAAAAATCCCACATTGTTAAGCTCTGGGCATCATGACACAGAATTTTATCAGCGCATGGCGGCAGATTTGGAAAACTTGGGGCAGTGGCAAGGTGAAATCAGTAATCGATGTAAAAATGGTGAAGTGTTTTATGAATGGTTATCTGTTACTGCTTTGAGAGATGAGTTTGGGCAATTAGAGTCTTATGTTTCACTCTTTAGTGATATTACTAAACGTAAAAAGGCCGAAGATAAAATTTATCGCCAAGCCAATTACGATTCATTGACCGGACTCGCCAATAGAAATCTGTTTGTCGACAGATTTGAGCATACTTTGGAACTTGCCCAACGGGACAATAATAGAATTGCGATATTTTTTATTGATTTAGATGGCTTTAAGAATGTAAATGATACCTTTGGCCATGCTAAGGGAGATATGTTGTTAAAATTAACCACAGAGCGTATCAAAGAGTCGGTAAGAAAGGCCGATACGGTCAGTCGTTTGAGTGGTGATGAATTTGCAATAATTTTGTCGGGTGACAATGATGTCTTCAGTTTTGAAAAAATTGCCAGCCAGATACTTGATAAAATAGCCAAGCCATTTCATTTAATAGAAATAGAAGCTTATGTTACCGCAAGCATAGGTATATCAATATTTCCAGATGATGGCAGTACCTATGAAGAGCTATTGAGTAAAGCCGACAGCGCTATGTATAAAGCCAAAGAAAAGGGCAAAAATAATGTGCAATTTTTTACCAAAGAAATGGACATTAAAGCCCAACAACGAAGGCACCTAGAAGTTGAATTACGCAAGGTTATTGTCAACAAGGAGTTGATTTTACATTATCAACCTATCCATCAAGTTAGTAGTAATAAAGTTGTTTCTGCTGAGGCCTTAGTTAGATGGCTACACCCGATAAAAGGCTTGGTTCCACCTGTCGATTTTATTGCATTAGCAGAAGATATTGGTTTTATTACTGAAATTGGAGATTGGGTCTTAGAAGAAGCTTGTAAACAAGCTAAATGCTGGCAAAGCCAATTTGACCTTGCACCAAAGATATCAGTTAATATCTCGAGTGTGCAGTTTCAACGTCAGGATTTTATCAGTAAACTTGAAGCTATCTTAGCAAAAACACAACTTCCTCCAGATTCACTGATCCTTGAAATGACAGAAAGTTTATTAATTCAAGAAGATGATCAAACCCTAATTCAGTTATCAGCTATAAGAGCAATGGGCATAGAACTGTCGATTGATGACTTTGGTACCGGTTATTCGTCACTTAGCTACTTAAAGCGTTTTCCTATTAGCATATTAAAAATAGACCGCGCTTTTATCAAAGATATTACCTTTAATGCTGAAGATGAAGCTTTGGCTTGCGCTATCTTGTCGATGGCAAAAAGTTTAGGTTTAAAAGTGGTTGCCGAAGGGGTTGAAGATCTTGCTCAGTGCCAATTACTAACTAAGCATCAATGCGATTATATTCAAGGATATTTTTTTAGTCGCCCACTCGAAGAGCACGCCTTTATTGCGTATCTCAACGACAACATTTAG
- a CDS encoding PhnE/PtxC family ABC transporter permease: protein MALRQNTVYPLGYWQKVTLSIGFIALVIIPFADIEIVTFDPLLELSLMAQGFIHADFFATEYLFQAIIQTLNFAIIGVSLGLVLGAPLALIYQHPLVSGCCAFLRAIHEIFWALLFLQVFGLSPVTGILAITIPFAATFARVFHDIINQSSDNPLESIDSRADIISRYTYGKIAQVLPQLITYTRYRFECALRSSAVLGFIGMPTLGYYLETAFKQGNYSEGAALLMIFIALIGTIRYWCPPKLLGIYLIIACITLVEIPTLDSSLLIRFISQDIIPPVLVNTLSFSDVQWSLLYTWFSDIITQQAFPGAISTLTLALLALAASHFVTLNAHAIASKHLWPVPLAYLGQFILLIGRSVPEYILAFVFLILLGPSMLPAILALAIHNGSVIAYLTVQQSNAIAPPLMQISTINKFNYHIMPSIYPNMMALLFYRFEIIVRETAVFGILGIMTLGFYIDSNFSEIRYSNALILIICTALLNVAIDHISRRLLNPHKKSLTT, encoded by the coding sequence ATGGCGTTGCGACAAAATACAGTTTACCCATTAGGATATTGGCAAAAAGTCACCTTATCAATAGGGTTTATCGCCTTAGTTATTATTCCTTTTGCTGATATAGAAATTGTTACTTTCGACCCTTTACTTGAGTTATCGCTTATGGCTCAAGGTTTTATCCACGCTGACTTTTTCGCCACTGAATACCTGTTCCAAGCGATTATTCAAACCCTTAACTTTGCCATTATTGGTGTATCTTTAGGGCTAGTGCTCGGCGCTCCGCTCGCACTCATCTACCAACACCCTTTAGTATCTGGCTGCTGCGCTTTTTTACGCGCAATTCATGAGATCTTTTGGGCGCTGTTATTTTTACAAGTTTTTGGTCTTTCTCCCGTAACAGGAATTTTAGCGATCACTATTCCCTTTGCCGCTACTTTTGCTCGGGTATTTCACGATATAATCAATCAATCGTCAGACAATCCATTAGAGAGTATTGACAGCAGAGCAGATATTATTAGCCGCTATACCTATGGCAAAATAGCTCAAGTTTTACCGCAACTTATCACCTACACACGCTACCGTTTTGAATGTGCGCTGCGCAGTAGCGCTGTGCTAGGATTTATTGGTATGCCAACGCTGGGCTATTATTTAGAAACCGCTTTTAAACAAGGAAACTATAGCGAAGGCGCTGCATTACTGATGATATTTATTGCGCTTATTGGCACGATTCGTTATTGGTGCCCTCCTAAATTATTAGGGATTTACCTTATTATTGCTTGTATAACATTGGTAGAAATTCCTACGCTAGATAGCAGTTTACTGATACGTTTTATTAGCCAAGATATTATTCCACCTGTGTTAGTAAACACCTTAAGTTTTTCCGACGTGCAATGGTCATTACTTTATACTTGGTTTAGCGACATTATCACACAGCAGGCTTTTCCCGGGGCAATATCGACCCTAACTTTAGCCTTATTAGCATTAGCGGCTAGCCACTTTGTGACCTTAAATGCCCATGCCATTGCAAGTAAGCATTTATGGCCTGTCCCACTTGCGTATCTTGGTCAGTTCATTTTGCTCATTGGCCGCTCAGTACCTGAATACATATTAGCGTTTGTTTTTTTAATATTACTTGGCCCGTCGATGTTACCTGCTATTCTTGCCCTAGCCATACATAATGGTAGTGTTATCGCCTACTTAACGGTTCAACAAAGTAACGCCATAGCGCCACCCTTGATGCAGATAAGCACGATAAATAAGTTTAACTACCACATAATGCCAAGCATTTATCCCAATATGATGGCTTTATTGTTTTATCGATTCGAGATAATCGTCCGTGAAACTGCCGTGTTTGGTATTTTAGGTATTATGACATTAGGTTTTTATATCGACAGTAATTTCAGTGAAATACGTTACAGTAATGCATTAATTCTTATCATTTGTACCGCTTTACTTAATGTCGCCATCGATCATATTTCAAGGCGACTACTTAATCCCCACAAAAAATCGTTAACCACATAA
- a CDS encoding DUF2999 family protein → MNPIIQALKELNVSEEKIKELFQVLTENPMMAMMNIQSLGLPPEKLQSIMMMVMSSPELIKEAVEELGLDFAKVEAAKAKLKENQ, encoded by the coding sequence ATGAATCCTATTATTCAGGCACTAAAAGAATTAAATGTCAGTGAAGAAAAAATTAAAGAACTTTTTCAAGTACTCACCGAAAATCCAATGATGGCGATGATGAATATTCAGTCATTGGGTTTACCACCGGAGAAGTTGCAATCGATTATGATGATGGTCATGTCTAGCCCAGAACTCATTAAAGAAGCGGTTGAAGAGCTAGGTTTAGATTTTGCTAAAGTTGAAGCGGCTAAAGCTAAACTTAAAGAAAATCAATAA
- a CDS encoding DUF924 family protein: MNADDVLNFWFTEIDQSQWWLKDLAFDQCIISQFSAVHLAANSGELFKWRLTAKGRLAEIIILDQFSRNMYRDTPSAFACDPLALALAQEAIAAGADQELNPLERNFLYMPFMHSESLVIHDIAVKLFVENGVASSIDFENKHKIIIEKFGRYPHRNKILNRKSSQEEREFLTQANSSF; this comes from the coding sequence ATGAATGCAGATGACGTTTTAAATTTTTGGTTTACAGAAATTGATCAATCACAGTGGTGGCTAAAAGACCTCGCGTTTGATCAGTGCATTATTAGCCAGTTTTCGGCTGTGCATCTGGCGGCAAATAGTGGCGAGTTATTCAAATGGCGACTTACAGCTAAAGGACGACTTGCTGAAATTATTATTTTAGATCAGTTTTCTAGAAATATGTATCGTGATACGCCAAGTGCTTTTGCTTGTGACCCCTTAGCTTTAGCGCTTGCCCAAGAAGCGATAGCCGCAGGCGCTGACCAAGAGTTAAATCCTCTAGAAAGAAATTTTTTGTATATGCCGTTTATGCACAGTGAGTCTTTAGTGATACATGATATCGCTGTTAAGCTCTTTGTCGAGAATGGTGTTGCCTCAAGTATCGATTTTGAAAATAAACATAAAATAATCATTGAAAAATTTGGCCGTTATCCGCACCGCAATAAAATCCTTAACAGGAAGTCTAGTCAAGAAGAACGTGAGTTCTTAACACAAGCCAATTCATCTTTTTAA
- a CDS encoding ATP-binding cassette domain-containing protein has translation MITLDNLNLYHHKTASNNTGKRKGAAQVIFDLSLTINKGEKVAIIGPSGAGKTSLLHHVYQCLQTSAALCSQRQGLVDNLSVFHNIFMGALARHHWLFNLINLMRPFKQDLHDIGLLCQQLELDEPLAKSVDKLSGGQRQRVALARALYQQQDIFLGDEPFSALDPLMASRLLEIILARHKTVIMVVHDRTLAMNAFDRVIALDKGRLVLDSKKQSINQQQISKLYQTDAVA, from the coding sequence ATGATAACCCTCGACAACCTAAACCTCTATCATCATAAAACAGCCAGCAATAATACAGGTAAGCGTAAAGGGGCTGCTCAAGTCATCTTTGATCTAAGTCTGACGATAAATAAAGGTGAAAAAGTTGCGATTATTGGTCCCTCTGGTGCAGGAAAAACGTCCCTACTGCACCATGTATATCAGTGTTTACAAACCAGCGCAGCGCTTTGTTCTCAGCGCCAAGGCTTAGTCGATAACTTAAGTGTCTTTCACAATATATTTATGGGTGCTTTAGCTCGCCACCACTGGTTATTTAATCTTATTAACTTAATGAGACCTTTTAAACAAGACTTACACGATATTGGCCTACTTTGTCAGCAGTTAGAACTAGATGAGCCCTTAGCCAAGTCAGTAGATAAACTTTCAGGTGGGCAAAGACAACGAGTCGCATTAGCAAGAGCTTTATATCAGCAGCAAGATATATTTCTTGGTGATGAACCTTTTTCAGCACTTGACCCATTAATGGCGTCAAGATTACTTGAAATAATATTAGCTCGCCACAAAACTGTCATTATGGTCGTACACGACCGTACCTTGGCAATGAACGCTTTCGATCGTGTTATCGCCTTAGATAAAGGTCGGTTGGTACTCGACAGCAAAAAACAGTCAATTAACCAACAGCAGATCAGCAAACTTTATCAAACTGACGCAGTCGCGTAG